In the Clavelina lepadiformis chromosome 8, kaClaLepa1.1, whole genome shotgun sequence genome, one interval contains:
- the LOC143468405 gene encoding sugar transporter SWEET1-like, which translates to MDWSGAVSFAATVTTILMYLTGWQVISKVIRRKSTQGLLVHPFIACFVSCTLWTKYGMLTDDNTMFYVNVIGSVFEGFYVALFYFYTKSKNTVAPPVTVLLIFLFAVLAYTKYVTIEGEKAIYHQGMICSSFNIVNYAAPLSAAASVIRKKSTENISFLLSLVYFLMALEWFIYGYMRIDLFVEVPNLIGIFFGAFQLSLFFFFPSKGKSKSIDYHKTVVEGRM; encoded by the exons atggatTGGAGTGGTGCCGTATCATTTGCAGCCACAGTTACCACAATTTTAATGTATTTAACTGGATG GCAAGTTATCTCTAAAGTCATACGAAGAAAGAGTACCCAAGGACTGCTTGTTCATCCCTTTATAGCTTGCTTTGTTAG CTGTACCTTGTGGACAAAATATGGAATGCTTACAGATGACAACACTATGTTTTATGTTAATGTAATTGGTTCAGTATTTGAAGGATTTTACGTTgcattattttacttttatactAAAAGCAAG AATACAGTCGCACCACCAGTAACAGtcttgttaatatttttgtttgctgtGCTGGCTTATACAAAATACGTGACTATTGAAGGGGAGAAGGCAATTTACCACCAAGGGATGATTTGCTCCAGTTTTAATATAGTTAATTATGCCGCTCCCCTTTCTGCTGCT GCGTCGGTGATACGAAAGAAAAGCACAGAAAATATCTCTTTTCTTCTGTCGCTTGTAtattttttgatggcattagAATGGTTTATTTATGGCTATATGAGAATTGATCTCTTTGTTGAG GTTCCCAATCTAATTGGAATATTTTTCGGTGCCTTTCAactaagtttgtttttcttttttccctCAAAAGGAAAATCAAAATCGATAGATTATCACAAAACTGTGGTCGAAGGTCGAATGTAG
- the LOC143468392 gene encoding UDP-glucose 4-epimerase-like → MEVRWIRSCLDLKQKTPEIKEVMSFCPVTSTPNGVQQSEHLKKLWKKHEVLKTEVKLLSLPPKNGCKLITPEKAKSKMSSYVLVTGGAGYIGSHTVVELIQDGFTPIVIDNCVNATRCQSGKMPESLNRVQQITGKAVTYYDFDLLDKDKLDELFKKYKFCAVMHFAGLKSVTESISKPMEYYEVNLGAIINLIECMKEQNLKKLVFSSSATVYGPPEKLPVDEQHIVGKGLTNPYGKTKFFAEEMLRDVAKADEGWNIALLRYFNPVGSHISGLIGEDPQGPPNNLMPYVSQVAIGKLPVLSVFGDDYDTPDGTGVRDFIHIVDLAQGHIAALKKLQEINGCMAFNLGTGKGYSVLEAVKAFEKASGRKVPYKIAPRRPGDLGNVYANTQLAEKFFQWKATKSLEEMCVDMWRWQSMNPNGYRPADA, encoded by the exons ATGGAAGTCAGGTGGATTAGAAGCTGCTTAGACTTGAAACAGAAAACGCCAGAAATCAAGGAG GTGATGAGTTTTTGTCCAGTTACAAGTACTCCAAACGGCGTCCAACAATCCGAACATTTAAAGAAGTTGTGGAAAAAACATGAAGTTTTGAAAACTGAAGTGAAACTACTTTCGTTACCTCCCAAGAATGGGTGCAAACTGATAACGCCAGAAAAA gcTAAGTCCAAAATGTCCTCATATGTCCTTGTAACGGGCGGGGCAGGTTATATTGGTAGCCACACTGTGGTTGAATTAATTCAAGATGGGTTCACACCCATTGTCATTGACAACTGTGTAAATGCAACAAGGTGCCAAAGTGGAAAG ATGCCGGAAAGTCTAAACCGAGTTCAACAGATCACTGGAAAAGCAGTAACCTATTATGATTTTGATTTATTGGACAAAGACAAGCTTGatgaattgtttaaaaaatacaagttttGTGCTGTCATGCATTTTGCTGGACTAAAATCTGTTACAGAGTCAATATCAAAACCCATGGAATACTACGAAGTTAATTTAGGAG cgataattaatttaattgagtgCATGAAGGAACAAAATCTGAAGAAGTTGGTCTTCAGTAGTTCTGCCACTGTATATG GTCCTCCTGAAAAATTACCTGTTGATGAACAGCACATAGTAGGAAAAGGGTTGACAAATCCTTACGGCAAAACTAAGTTTTTTGCCGAAGAAATGCTAAGGGATGTCGCCAAAGCAGATGAAGGATGGAATATTGCACTCTTGCGTTATTTCAATCCAGTTGGTTCACATATTTCGGGGCTGATAGGGGAAGACCCACAAGGACCCCCAaataatctaatgccatacgtGTCACAG GTTGCGATTGGTAAACTTCCTGTGCTTAGTGTATTTGGAGATGACTATGACACCCCAGATGGCACTGGAGTCCGTGATTTTATCCATATTGTTGACCTAGCCCAAGGACACATTGCAGCACTAAAAAAACTACAGGAAATTAATGGATGCATG GCTTTTAACCTTGGTACTGGCAAGGGGTATTCCGttttagaagctgtcaaagcATTCGAAAAGGCCTCGGGCCGGAAAGTACCTTACAAGATCGCACCCCGTAGGCCAG GCGACTTGGGCAACGTTTACGCAAACACTCAACTTGCCGAAAAGTTCTTTCAGTGGAAGGCGACGAAAAGTCTTGAAGAAATGTGTGTTGATATGTGGCGTTGGCAGAGCATGAACCCAAACGGCTACAGGCCGGCTGATGCTTAG